Proteins from a genomic interval of Arvicola amphibius chromosome 17, mArvAmp1.2, whole genome shotgun sequence:
- the LOC119803486 gene encoding olfactory receptor 6C2-like has protein sequence MTNCTVTTFILLGLTDDPKLKTLIFICLFLTYLLSITGNLTIIFLIFIDSHLKTAMYFFLQNFAFLEISFTTACIPRYLYNISTGDRTITYNNCVSQLFFTDLFGVTEFFLLAVMSYDRYVAICKPLHYITIMNSKICKRLIFCCWAAGFLVILPPLSLGLNLEFCDSNVIDHFVCDAYPLLKISCTDTWLIEQIVIVCAVLTFIMTLVCVVLSYAYIIRTIIRFPSAQQRKKAFSTCSSHMIVVSITYGSCIFIYVKPSAKDSVAINKGVIVLTTSIAPMLNPFIYTLRNKQVKQAFHDSVKRVTLFFKK, from the coding sequence ATGACAAACTGCACAGTAACAACATTCATCCTCCTGGGACTGACTGATGACCCAAAGCTGAAAACTCTGATCTTCATCTGTCTGTTTCTCACCTACCTGCTGAGTATAACTGGAAATCTCACGATCATCTTTCTCATCTTTATAGATTCACACCTAAAAACTGCCATGTACTTTTTCCTACAAAATTTTGCCTTCTTAGAAATCTCATTTACAACTGCTTGCATTCCCAGGTACTTATACAATATCTCAACAGGTGACAGGACAATTACGTATAATAACTGTGTCTCTCAATTATTTTTTACTGATCTTTTTGGTGTGACAGAATTTTTTCTGCTGGCCGTTATGTCCTATGACAGATATGTAGCCATCTGCAAACCCTTGCATTATATCACCATCATGAACAGCAAGATCTGTAAAAGACTTATCTTCTGTTGCTGGGCAGCTGGCTTCTTGGTGATCCTGCCACCACTTAGCCTGGGTCTCAATCTGGAATTCTGTGACTCTAATGTTATTGACCACTTTGTCTGCGATGCATACCCTCTCCTGAAGAtctcatgcacagacacatggcTCATAGAGCAGATAGTGATAGTTTGTGCGGTGCTGACATTTATCATGACCCTTGTGTGTGTGGTTCTTTCCTATGCATACATAATCAGGACCATTATCAGATTCCCTTCTGCCCAGCAGAGGAAAAAGGCCTTTTCTACCTGCTCTTCCCACATGATTGTGGTGTCCATCACTTATGGCAGCTGCATCTTCATCTACGTCAAACCTTCAGCAAAGGACTCAGTGGCTATCAACAAGGGTGTGATAGTGCTGACCACGTCCATTGCTCCCATGCTGAACCCCTTCATTTACACCTTGAGGAACAAGCAAGTCAAACAGGCCTTCCATGACTCAGTTAAAAGGGTCACACTGTTCTTCAAGAAGTAG